From the Thermoanaerobacterales bacterium genome, the window ACAGGCCCGGCAAGGTTCATTGTAGCATATCGCCGGCGCGCATGCAAGGCAGTCAGCGGGCGAAGACATGGTTTCCGATCTGCATGTGGACCGGGCGCGACCACACCCACGGGTTGACCCGCTTGTAGGGGTTCCAGTAGTAGACGGCCCCCTTGGTCGGGTCGCGGCCGGCCAGAGCGTCTTCGGCGGCGCGTACAGATTCGGTGCTCAGCGGACGCCAAATCTGGCCGTTGTCAACAGCCTCAAAGGCGTTCGGCTGGTAGACCACACCCCGGATGGTGCGCGGGAAGCGGGGGTCCTCGGTACGGTTGACGATCACCGCGCCCACGGCGACCTTGCCCCGGTAGGGCTCGTCGGCCGCCTCGCCCTCGATAACCCGGGCCATCAGGATCACGTCTCCACGGCTTGCCTTGTAGCCGACGGCTGTTCCGGCCGTCTCCCCGCCGCGGGATGCGGCGGCGGAATGTATGGCCGCCCTCTCCTTCTCGGTCTGACGCACGTTGCTCTCGGCCGCGAGGATTACCTGTGCCTGCAGAGCAATCGCCAGAACGAAGAGCAGGCCCGAGACGGCCAGCCGGCGGTACCCGAAGCGCGACCACCAGCGGCACAGGTCCGGCCAAAGGCGCTGGATTCCTGATGTTGACCGGCTTTGTGCACGTGTTAAGGCCCACCGGCGGCGGAAGTCAGACCATAGGCGCTGAAGTTGACGACAGGTTTTCTTCAGGTCAGCCACCGTTCTCTCACTCCTTTCGGTGTGCAGGGGACGGCGCTAGCCAGTATAACGAAGGGCAGATAAAGAGGTCAATGGCAGGAGATGCCGGGGGGTTGGCGGCGGGATACCATAAACCCTTGGGGCTGTAAGGTCAGCACCACCTGCCCGGGCGGGAGAAGGTAATTTCTGGCGTGCGAAAGATGAAGGCCGGAGGATGCCATCCTTCGGCCTTCAACAGTCTTATCCTGGCGGTATTTACGGAATTCTCCTCAGCTTTCCCGCGGCCGGCTCGCGCGGCGGCGGGGGACCGACCCGCTCGGGGTACCCCAGGACCAGCGTGGCGATGACGGTGTAACCCTCCGGAAGGGCGAGGATCTCCCGGGCAGCCGGCAGCCGCCCGATGGAGAGCCAAGCCGATCCCAGCCCGCAGTCGTGAGCGGCGAGCATAATATTCTGCACTGCAGCCGCCGTGCCCATCAGATACTCCTCGTGGTCCACGGCCATCTCGGGGGGGCGGGAGACGACGGCCATGACAACGGGTGCGCCGCCGAAGTCCACCATGAAATCGCTGATGATCTTCTTCTTAAACTCCGGGAAAATGGGGCTGGGCAGTATCCTTTCCCGGACAAAGGCCTGGTAAAGATCCCGCAGGGCGGCCCTGCCCTGCGGCCCCACGAGGATGAACTCCCAGGGTTGGGCGTTACGCAGGGACGGCGCCCACGTGGCCGCTTCCAGAAGGCCCATAAGCACCTCTTCACTTACCGGGAGGGGCTTGTAGTAGTACGTTGTGCGCCGTTCCCGAATGGCCTCCATCAATTCCACCGGTATGCCTCCCTTCATTAATGCTTAATCCACCTATAACATGGTCAGGGAAGCCCGGACAAATGCCCGGCGACCCCCGCGCGACCGCGAGGGATGAAGCGGGGGCGGGGCTACCCCGGAACAAGGCCTTAGCCGATCTTTTGCGCCGCTTGATCCGGTTGCTGGCTTGCCTTTTTTTGCCGGATCAGCGCTTCTTCGGCGTAATCGCTGGAGATCAGGTAAAGGTGGACCCACAGCTCGTGCTCGTTGGCCTTCCCGGCTAACTCCTGCGCCAGGTCACGGAACTTCTTCTCTACCCGGTCCTTGAAATGGGAAAAGTCGACAAGGGTTTCGATAACCTCGCGTTGGCTGTAAGATGTGCCTTCGCGCAACACCTTGGGCACGCTTTTCAC encodes:
- a CDS encoding cell wall hydrolase, with amino-acid sequence MADLKKTCRQLQRLWSDFRRRWALTRAQSRSTSGIQRLWPDLCRWWSRFGYRRLAVSGLLFVLAIALQAQVILAAESNVRQTEKERAAIHSAAASRGGETAGTAVGYKASRGDVILMARVIEGEAADEPYRGKVAVGAVIVNRTEDPRFPRTIRGVVYQPNAFEAVDNGQIWRPLSTESVRAAEDALAGRDPTKGAVYYWNPYKRVNPWVWSRPVHMQIGNHVFAR
- a CDS encoding nitroreductase family protein, with the translated sequence MEAIRERRTTYYYKPLPVSEEVLMGLLEAATWAPSLRNAQPWEFILVGPQGRAALRDLYQAFVRERILPSPIFPEFKKKIISDFMVDFGGAPVVMAVVSRPPEMAVDHEEYLMGTAAAVQNIMLAAHDCGLGSAWLSIGRLPAAREILALPEGYTVIATLVLGYPERVGPPPPREPAAGKLRRIP